The following are encoded in a window of Sulfitobacter sp. S190 genomic DNA:
- a CDS encoding molybdopterin-binding protein, giving the protein MTNPKAAMLVIGDEILSGRTRDANMHHLAGKLTEIGVDLAEVRVVGDDRDVIVDAVQSLSDRYATVFTSGGIGPTHDDITADCMAAAFGQTIDVRDDARAILQAHYDKAGTELNAARLRMARIPEKAVLIENPVSAAPGFTIGNVHVMAGVPSVFQAMVESVLPGLTGGAPLHSKTYTVHRGEGDIAGPLGQIAQERPELSIGSYPFQRDGRYGSNIVVRGTDETVIAAAIADLQTALG; this is encoded by the coding sequence ATGACCAACCCCAAGGCCGCGATGCTGGTGATCGGTGACGAAATCCTGTCGGGACGTACCCGGGATGCGAACATGCATCATCTGGCAGGAAAGCTGACCGAAATCGGTGTCGATCTGGCGGAAGTGCGGGTCGTGGGCGATGACCGGGATGTCATTGTGGATGCCGTGCAGTCGTTGTCGGACCGGTACGCGACGGTTTTCACATCCGGTGGCATCGGACCCACGCATGATGACATCACCGCGGACTGTATGGCCGCTGCCTTTGGCCAGACGATTGACGTGCGCGATGACGCCCGCGCGATCCTGCAGGCCCATTACGACAAGGCGGGAACCGAGCTGAACGCGGCGCGGCTGCGTATGGCGCGCATCCCAGAAAAGGCCGTATTGATCGAAAATCCTGTGTCGGCGGCTCCGGGTTTCACCATCGGCAATGTGCATGTGATGGCCGGGGTGCCATCGGTGTTTCAGGCGATGGTCGAATCCGTGTTGCCCGGTCTGACGGGCGGCGCACCCCTGCACAGCAAAACCTATACCGTGCACCGTGGCGAAGGCGATATCGCAGGGCCGTTGGGCCAGATCGCGCAAGAGCGCCCGGAGCTTTCGATCGGAAGCTATCCTTTTCAGCGCGACGGGCGTTATGGCTCCAACATCGTCGTGCGCGGGACCGATGAGACGGTGATCGCCGCCGCAATTGCCGATTTGCAGACCGCCTTGGGATGA
- the sfsA gene encoding DNA/RNA nuclease SfsA: MRFQTPLVPARLIRRYKRFLADCTLADGTEVTAHCANPGSMMGLAEPGTKIWLEPNNDPRKKLRYGWRLVDHENGHFTGVDTSLPNRVLKQALQERRIMALGGYDTVRPEVKYGSNSRIDFLLTADGLPDAFVEVKSVTLSRTPGQAEFPDSVTARGTKHMNGLAQVAREGHRAILLYLVQRTDCTHVTIADDIDPAYARAHAAATEAGVETICIATTLSPEEVVIGGPLVLGRHSG; this comes from the coding sequence ATGCGCTTTCAAACCCCACTTGTCCCCGCTCGCCTGATCCGCCGCTACAAACGGTTTCTTGCTGATTGCACACTTGCTGACGGAACAGAGGTAACCGCACATTGCGCCAATCCCGGTTCCATGATGGGGTTGGCGGAACCGGGAACAAAGATCTGGTTGGAGCCGAACAATGATCCGCGCAAAAAGCTCCGCTACGGATGGCGCTTGGTGGATCACGAGAACGGGCACTTCACCGGTGTCGATACCAGCTTGCCGAACCGCGTGTTGAAGCAGGCCTTGCAGGAGCGCCGCATCATGGCGCTCGGCGGTTACGATACCGTCAGGCCGGAAGTAAAATACGGCAGCAACTCCCGCATCGATTTCCTGCTGACGGCGGACGGTCTGCCCGATGCCTTTGTCGAGGTGAAATCGGTCACCCTGTCCCGAACGCCGGGTCAGGCCGAATTTCCCGACAGCGTCACGGCACGCGGCACCAAACACATGAATGGTCTCGCCCAAGTCGCGCGGGAGGGTCATCGCGCCATACTGCTCTATCTTGTGCAGCGCACCGACTGTACGCATGTCACCATCGCCGATGACATCGACCCGGCCTATGCCCGCGCCCACGCAGCGGCGACCGAGGCAGGCGTTGAAACAATTTGCATCGCCACCACATTAAGTCCTGAAGAGGTCGTGATTGGCGGGCCTCTGGTCCTTGGCCGTCACAGCGGTTAA
- the map gene encoding type I methionyl aminopeptidase, producing the protein MNDLHTGRTTKDGIRIHNPSDSAGMLAAGQLAASILDEIAEHVFPGQTTGEIDRIIEQKVNDAGATSATIGYKGYQHASCISVNHVVCHGIPSDKKLKDGDILNIDVTVIVDGWFGDTSRMYVAGKLSRKSERLIQVTHDALMLGIEAVKPGNTFGDIGHAIQTFVESHRMAVVTDFCGHGLGRVFHAPPNVLHYGKPGTKAVLEPGMFFTIEPMVNLGRAETKTLSDDWTAVTRDKSLSAQFEHSIGVTEDGFEIFTLSPAGKFHPTY; encoded by the coding sequence GTGAACGATCTGCACACGGGCCGCACCACCAAAGACGGCATCCGCATTCACAATCCATCCGACTCGGCCGGCATGTTGGCGGCGGGGCAGCTGGCGGCGTCCATCCTCGACGAGATTGCCGAGCATGTCTTTCCCGGACAGACGACGGGCGAAATTGACCGCATCATTGAACAGAAGGTCAACGATGCCGGCGCGACGTCGGCGACCATCGGGTACAAAGGCTACCAGCACGCCAGCTGTATTTCCGTCAACCACGTGGTCTGTCACGGGATACCGAGCGACAAGAAACTCAAGGACGGCGACATCCTGAACATTGACGTCACCGTGATTGTCGACGGCTGGTTCGGAGATACGTCGCGGATGTACGTGGCGGGCAAACTGTCGCGCAAATCGGAACGGCTCATTCAGGTCACCCATGACGCGCTCATGCTGGGGATCGAAGCGGTCAAACCCGGTAACACCTTTGGCGATATCGGCCACGCAATCCAGACGTTTGTCGAAAGCCACCGGATGGCGGTCGTCACCGATTTCTGTGGCCACGGTCTGGGCCGCGTTTTTCACGCGCCACCGAATGTTCTGCATTACGGAAAGCCGGGGACCAAGGCGGTATTGGAACCCGGAATGTTCTTTACCATTGAACCGATGGTCAATCTGGGGCGCGCCGAAACCAAAACGCTTTCAGATGATTGGACAGCCGTCACCCGCGACAAATCCCTATCTGCGCAGTTTGAACACTCGATCGGCGTGACAGAAGACGGGTTCGAAATTTTCACACTCTCGCCCGCGGGCAAGTTTCACCCGACCTATTGA
- a CDS encoding YdcH family protein, which yields MSHTPHELAADFPEHAEAISARRQSDAHFAKLADEYHTLNREVHRAETDVVPVSDERMNEMRKQRMALKDTLYGLLTKG from the coding sequence ATGAGCCACACGCCACACGAACTTGCTGCCGACTTTCCCGAACATGCAGAGGCCATCAGCGCACGCCGGCAGTCGGATGCGCATTTCGCCAAGCTTGCCGATGAATATCATACCCTGAACCGGGAGGTGCATCGTGCCGAAACCGATGTAGTACCTGTCAGTGACGAGCGGATGAATGAAATGCGCAAGCAGCGCATGGCCCTGAAAGATACGCTTTACGGATTGCTCACTAAGGGGTGA
- a CDS encoding LysR family transcriptional regulator translates to MDRLTEMEAFATVVDQGGFTDAAKKMGISKSAVSKHVSSLEARLGARLLNRTTRRVSPTEIGLAYYDRARRVLNDAGEADALVTSMQSAPSGLLRISVATDFGVNHLSPVLSEFLSDFPDITVNMVLNNRYVELISEGFDMAVRIGELEDSTLRARKLTETTKRMIASPSYFEQYGRPEKIDDLNDHKLLHYSNQSSGNVWKLTAPSGEKRQVRTAGWLSVNDGQSLLNAAISGLGIAYLPSFLYAEAMEKGLVMDAIPELPQETQGIYAVYPPGRFTQPKVRAFIDFLVNAFAEKGPSDW, encoded by the coding sequence ATGGACCGCCTGACAGAAATGGAAGCATTCGCCACTGTGGTGGATCAGGGCGGGTTTACGGACGCCGCGAAAAAGATGGGCATTTCCAAGTCCGCAGTCTCCAAACATGTATCATCGCTGGAGGCGCGATTGGGTGCCCGCCTGCTGAACCGCACGACACGCCGAGTTAGCCCGACAGAAATCGGTCTGGCCTACTATGACCGCGCCCGGCGCGTCCTGAATGACGCTGGCGAAGCGGATGCACTTGTGACGTCGATGCAATCTGCCCCTTCCGGGTTGCTGCGCATTTCGGTCGCCACGGATTTTGGCGTAAACCACCTGTCGCCGGTCTTGTCGGAATTCCTGTCCGACTTCCCGGATATCACGGTGAATATGGTGCTCAACAATCGCTATGTTGAGCTGATCTCCGAAGGGTTCGACATGGCCGTTCGCATCGGAGAGCTTGAAGACAGCACCCTGCGCGCCCGCAAGTTGACAGAAACAACAAAGCGCATGATCGCCTCACCCTCGTATTTCGAGCAGTATGGCCGTCCCGAAAAGATTGACGATCTCAACGATCACAAACTCCTCCACTATTCCAACCAGTCGTCCGGCAACGTCTGGAAGCTGACCGCCCCGTCGGGCGAAAAGCGTCAGGTGCGGACCGCAGGTTGGTTGTCTGTGAACGACGGGCAATCGCTGCTCAATGCCGCGATTTCCGGCCTTGGCATCGCCTACCTGCCCAGCTTTCTTTATGCGGAAGCGATGGAAAAAGGCCTCGTAATGGATGCCATTCCCGAACTCCCACAGGAAACCCAAGGCATCTATGCGGTGTACCCTCCCGGCCGGTTTACCCAGCCCAAGGTCCGCGCATTCATCGATTTTCTGGTCAACGCTTTTGCCGAAAAAGGCCCAAGCGACTGGTAA
- the ppk2 gene encoding polyphosphate kinase 2 translates to MKTSDIPEIPKGDTERGAAIIGFEQGEYPYKTKLGRSAYEAEKAALQVELLKVQHWVQDTGQRFVMLFEGRDAAGKGGTIKRFTEHLNPRSARVVALNKPTDEERGQWFFQRYIKHLPTAGEIVLYDRSWYNRAGVERVMSFCEPAEYLEFMRQTPEFERMLTRSGTRLFKYWFSVTRAEQARRFKSRETDPLKRWKLSPIDRASLDKWDDYTEAKEAMFFYTDTADAPWTVIRSNDKKRARLNCMRHFLSQLDYPDKDSAVATAPDPLIVHHADAVLKTTDHILASSLHPKSRKG, encoded by the coding sequence ATGAAGACGTCAGATATTCCCGAGATACCAAAGGGCGACACTGAACGCGGCGCTGCGATCATCGGATTTGAACAGGGCGAGTACCCCTACAAGACAAAACTCGGCCGCTCCGCGTACGAAGCCGAAAAGGCCGCTCTTCAGGTCGAGCTGTTGAAGGTCCAGCACTGGGTGCAGGATACCGGTCAGCGGTTTGTGATGCTGTTTGAGGGGCGCGATGCGGCGGGCAAGGGAGGAACAATCAAGCGTTTCACCGAACACCTGAACCCGCGCAGTGCCCGTGTTGTCGCGCTCAATAAACCCACGGACGAAGAGCGCGGCCAGTGGTTTTTTCAGCGCTACATCAAACATCTTCCAACGGCGGGGGAGATCGTTCTGTACGACCGGTCATGGTACAATCGTGCCGGGGTGGAAAGGGTGATGAGCTTTTGCGAACCTGCCGAGTATCTCGAGTTCATGCGCCAAACGCCCGAGTTCGAACGCATGCTGACCCGCAGTGGCACGCGGCTGTTCAAGTACTGGTTTTCGGTTACCCGCGCGGAACAGGCGCGGCGGTTCAAGTCACGTGAGACCGATCCGTTGAAGCGCTGGAAACTGTCGCCCATCGACCGCGCATCGTTGGACAAATGGGATGACTACACCGAAGCGAAAGAGGCGATGTTCTTTTACACCGATACAGCCGATGCGCCCTGGACGGTCATCCGTTCAAACGACAAAAAGCGCGCGCGGTTGAATTGCATGCGCCACTTCTTGTCCCAACTGGATTACCCCGACAAGGACAGCGCAGTAGCCACCGCCCCTGATCCACTGATCGTGCATCACGCCGACGCGGTTCTGAAAACCACGGACCACATCCTTGCATCCTCGCTTCACCCCAAAAGCCGCAAAGGCTGA
- the rsmD gene encoding 16S rRNA (guanine(966)-N(2))-methyltransferase RsmD, whose amino-acid sequence MRIIAGKYRGMALAQVGKGDASAHLRPTSDRVRESLFSALTHRNVIEGAQVLDLFAGTGALGLEALSRGAREVLFVENGRVGQRLIAENIEKLGVESATRLMRNDATGLGAWPSAPFDLVFLDPPYGKGMGQSALISAAAGGWLTAGATIVWEESAPMHAPDGFERTDRKKYGDTHVTFLSWSGT is encoded by the coding sequence ATGAGAATTATCGCGGGCAAATACCGGGGCATGGCCTTGGCGCAGGTCGGCAAAGGGGACGCGAGCGCCCATTTGCGCCCCACGTCCGACCGTGTCCGCGAAAGCCTGTTTTCCGCCCTGACGCACCGCAACGTCATTGAAGGCGCGCAGGTTCTCGACCTGTTTGCAGGGACCGGCGCGCTGGGTCTTGAGGCATTGTCGCGCGGTGCGCGCGAGGTGCTGTTCGTCGAAAACGGCCGCGTCGGCCAGCGGTTGATCGCGGAAAATATCGAAAAGCTCGGGGTAGAATCGGCAACGCGTCTGATGCGTAATGATGCGACGGGCCTGGGAGCGTGGCCATCGGCACCATTCGATCTGGTTTTTCTGGACCCGCCCTATGGCAAAGGGATGGGCCAGTCCGCACTGATATCGGCCGCTGCGGGCGGCTGGTTGACGGCGGGCGCAACCATCGTCTGGGAAGAAAGCGCGCCGATGCACGCCCCCGACGGGTTTGAACGGACAGACCGGAAAAAATATGGCGACACGCATGTCACCTTCCTGTCATGGTCAGGCACGTGA
- a CDS encoding NAD(P)/FAD-dependent oxidoreductase, whose product MRHIIVIGAGQAGSSCVAKLRNGGFEGNVTLIGAETEPPYQRPPLSKGYLMGDMALERLYLRPRSFYEEHGIELRLGTTVDAIDTHARQIAVNGRMMAYDDLVLATGAVPHRLPDRIGGSLERVFTVRDLADVDAMAPFCASGAKALIVGGGYIGLEAAAVASKLGMQVTLVEMAERILKRVASPQTSDFFRKLHQDHGVDLREGVGLDRLVGDTVVSGAVLTDGSTLDVDLVIVGVGVAPATHLAKAAGIEVENGIKVDAQGRTSAPHVWAAGDCASFPYDGQRIRLESVPNAIDQAEAVAENLMGADKAYEAKPWFWSDQYDVKLQIAGLNTGYDTVITRVGEGGSVSFWYFAGPRLLAVDAANDPRSYMIGKRLIEGGKSPDPDAIRDPETDLKALLRG is encoded by the coding sequence TCATCGGTGCCGAGACAGAGCCGCCCTATCAACGCCCTCCGCTGTCTAAGGGGTATCTGATGGGCGACATGGCACTGGAGCGTCTCTATCTGCGGCCCCGCAGTTTCTACGAAGAACACGGTATTGAATTGCGGCTGGGCACGACGGTGGATGCCATCGATACGCACGCCCGCCAGATTGCGGTCAACGGCCGCATGATGGCCTATGACGATCTGGTGCTGGCCACCGGTGCCGTGCCGCACCGTTTGCCGGACCGCATCGGCGGGTCATTGGAACGGGTATTTACCGTGCGTGATTTGGCCGATGTGGATGCAATGGCCCCGTTCTGTGCGTCCGGCGCGAAAGCATTGATCGTCGGTGGAGGCTACATCGGGCTCGAAGCGGCAGCCGTGGCGTCAAAGCTCGGCATGCAGGTGACCCTTGTCGAAATGGCAGAGCGCATCCTCAAGCGTGTGGCGAGCCCGCAGACCAGTGACTTTTTCCGCAAGCTGCATCAGGACCATGGTGTCGATCTGCGCGAGGGGGTCGGGCTCGACAGGCTTGTTGGCGATACGGTCGTTTCAGGTGCCGTGTTGACCGATGGAAGCACGCTCGACGTGGATCTGGTGATCGTGGGTGTCGGCGTTGCGCCCGCGACGCATCTTGCCAAAGCTGCCGGGATCGAGGTCGAAAACGGGATCAAAGTGGATGCGCAGGGCCGCACTTCCGCGCCCCACGTATGGGCGGCGGGCGACTGCGCCTCCTTTCCTTACGACGGTCAGCGGATCAGGTTGGAAAGCGTACCCAACGCCATAGATCAGGCCGAAGCCGTAGCCGAAAATCTGATGGGAGCGGACAAGGCTTATGAAGCGAAGCCGTGGTTCTGGTCAGACCAGTATGACGTAAAACTGCAGATTGCGGGTCTGAATACCGGCTATGACACTGTCATCACGCGCGTGGGCGAAGGCGGCTCCGTATCCTTTTGGTACTTCGCAGGGCCACGCTTGCTGGCGGTCGATGCCGCGAACGACCCGCGCAGCTATATGATCGGCAAACGCCTCATCGAAGGGGGCAAGTCGCCCGATCCGGATGCAATTCGTGACCCCGAGACAGACTTGAAAGCACTGTTGCGCGGATGA
- a CDS encoding OmpA family protein, protein MIRTCALVLGLSVLGGQAVALELSLPASAQVTAQRNTELDRYAAPIGVFAASRVPEVTLDGAVRRSAWRIVSPGLTPLQVIGPLRQQLEQSDYRIVLDCGALDCGGYDFRFATEVLPGPNMYVNIRNYHFITALRGPSDAPVAAITVLASTTRGSAYVQIIEAGQLGEEAVITPSRDVPAPVAEPAVPALSAGDLQSVLFRDGHVVLQGLEFDTGVSQLGDGPFDALQKLADALAARPEQRIALVGHTDDQGSLDANIAISRDRARSVRQRLIEKFGIAASRIEAQGMGYLSPVASNLTQTGREANRRVEAVLLSE, encoded by the coding sequence ATGATCCGTACCTGCGCCCTTGTGCTGGGCCTGTCCGTCTTGGGCGGGCAGGCGGTAGCGCTGGAGTTGTCCCTGCCTGCGTCCGCGCAGGTTACAGCGCAGCGCAATACCGAGCTCGACCGTTATGCCGCGCCCATTGGCGTATTTGCCGCGTCCCGCGTGCCGGAAGTCACGTTGGACGGCGCAGTGCGGCGCAGCGCATGGCGTATCGTTTCGCCCGGGTTGACACCGCTTCAGGTCATTGGGCCGCTGCGCCAGCAGCTTGAACAGAGCGATTACAGAATTGTGCTGGATTGCGGTGCGCTGGATTGCGGCGGATACGATTTCCGGTTCGCGACCGAAGTGCTTCCCGGTCCGAACATGTACGTCAACATCCGCAACTACCACTTCATCACGGCGTTGCGCGGGCCGTCAGACGCGCCCGTGGCTGCCATCACCGTGCTGGCGTCGACCACACGCGGGTCAGCGTATGTCCAGATCATCGAGGCCGGGCAGTTGGGAGAGGAGGCCGTCATTACGCCCTCGCGTGATGTACCGGCCCCTGTGGCAGAGCCAGCCGTTCCCGCTTTGTCCGCGGGTGATCTGCAGTCGGTTCTGTTTCGCGACGGGCACGTTGTGCTGCAGGGTTTGGAGTTTGACACCGGCGTGTCGCAACTGGGCGATGGGCCCTTCGATGCGTTGCAGAAACTGGCCGACGCGTTGGCCGCGCGACCCGAACAGCGCATCGCATTGGTCGGTCATACCGACGATCAGGGGAGTCTTGACGCAAATATAGCGATTTCGCGGGATCGGGCCCGTTCCGTGCGTCAGCGCTTGATCGAAAAATTCGGCATTGCGGCCAGCCGCATCGAAGCGCAGGGCATGGGCTACCTTTCACCGGTGGCATCGAACCTGACGCAAACGGGCCGCGAGGCAAACCGCCGTGTCGAGGCGGTCCTTTTGTCAGAGTGA
- a CDS encoding peroxidase-related enzyme (This protein belongs to a clade of uncharacterized proteins related to peroxidases such as the alkylhydroperoxidase AhpD.), giving the protein MATEQPTALDLPMVDPLPAPTRKYFDVCTDKLGMVPNVLQAYAFDIDKLNTFTAMYNDLMLGDSNLTKLEREMIAVVVSAVNRCFYCLTAHGAAVRDLSGDPVLGETLVMNYRVARLEPRVRAMLDFAVKLTEACETIEEKDREDLRAHGFSDRDIWDIASVAGFFNMTNRVASASDMRPNDDYHAQAR; this is encoded by the coding sequence ATGGCCACTGAACAGCCGACCGCCCTGGATTTGCCGATGGTTGATCCATTACCTGCTCCGACCCGAAAATACTTCGATGTGTGCACGGACAAACTGGGCATGGTGCCCAATGTCCTGCAGGCCTATGCCTTTGACATCGACAAGCTCAATACATTCACGGCGATGTACAATGATTTGATGCTGGGTGACAGCAATCTGACCAAGCTCGAGCGTGAAATGATCGCGGTGGTGGTGTCGGCTGTTAACCGGTGTTTCTATTGTCTGACCGCGCATGGGGCCGCTGTGCGTGATCTTTCCGGCGATCCGGTTTTGGGCGAGACGCTCGTGATGAACTATCGGGTTGCACGCCTCGAGCCGCGCGTGCGCGCGATGCTCGATTTTGCGGTCAAGCTGACAGAAGCGTGCGAAACGATCGAGGAAAAGGATCGCGAAGATCTGCGTGCGCACGGGTTTAGCGACCGCGACATCTGGGACATCGCGAGCGTTGCGGGGTTCTTCAACATGACGAACCGTGTCGCATCGGCAAGCGACATGCGCCCGAATGATGATTACCACGCACAGGCGCGATGA
- a CDS encoding GNAT family N-acetyltransferase translates to MNDLARLYRVIEATWPPARVWREAGFDLRDGDGGGKRVSAATAVDAPDIDAAETAMLERGQRPLFMIRAGEDALDSALAERGYARIDEVILYARDCAGLTEKPMPPVTCFTIWEPLAIMQEIWAQGGVGRARLRVMGRAAVKTAILARWNEKPAGVAFAAIAEGICMVHAVEVLAHQRRQGVADWIMRAAAFWARDHGAERLAVLCVADNKAANALYTKLGFAEVGRYHYRQYPDE, encoded by the coding sequence ATGAATGATCTGGCGCGCCTTTACCGGGTGATCGAGGCCACATGGCCGCCCGCACGCGTATGGCGTGAGGCGGGTTTCGATTTGCGCGACGGGGATGGGGGCGGAAAACGCGTGTCGGCGGCGACCGCGGTAGATGCTCCCGACATTGACGCTGCCGAAACAGCGATGCTGGAGCGGGGTCAGCGCCCGTTGTTCATGATCCGCGCGGGAGAGGACGCTCTGGATAGTGCGTTGGCCGAACGGGGGTACGCGCGGATAGACGAAGTCATTCTTTATGCCCGGGATTGCGCAGGTCTGACCGAAAAACCGATGCCCCCCGTGACATGTTTCACGATCTGGGAGCCCTTGGCGATCATGCAGGAAATCTGGGCCCAAGGGGGTGTGGGTCGCGCGCGGTTGCGGGTCATGGGGCGGGCAGCGGTCAAGACCGCAATCCTCGCGCGGTGGAACGAGAAGCCGGCAGGTGTTGCTTTTGCGGCCATCGCCGAAGGCATCTGCATGGTCCATGCCGTCGAGGTCCTGGCCCACCAACGCCGACAGGGGGTCGCGGACTGGATCATGCGGGCGGCGGCCTTTTGGGCGCGGGACCACGGGGCAGAACGGCTTGCGGTTTTATGCGTGGCCGACAACAAAGCGGCAAATGCGCTCTATACCAAGCTGGGCTTTGCCGAGGTCGGGCGTTACCATTACCGCCAATACCCTGATGAATGA
- a CDS encoding PAS domain-containing sensor histidine kinase: MLHTSFDTDSHTWKVIPDLLGILGADSQFIRTNPAWQTVLGISQRDIESRPFTDFLHPDDLGSSAERYAQIKKGQPIIRYENRFRHSDGSYRWISWNAVPDGNAFFCIGRDVTEEKQNAIQLEQQEKEARFRDRFIAVLGHDLRNPVAAVGSALRLLGREKQTAQSAQLIDLAQQSVDRMSALITDVMDFARAQLGGNIGVDLQAGVALRPVLEQITQEIRLAHPDASFVETYAFCDPVTCDPDRISQLVSNLLANAAFHGQKDQPIQITAHDDGGDLVYAVANAGAKIPESTQKMLFEPFTRADARDSQNGLGLGLYIAQQIARGHGGNLSVHSDDAQTIFTLRMPRTQSL; the protein is encoded by the coding sequence GTGCTCCACACCTCGTTCGATACCGATAGCCATACGTGGAAGGTCATTCCTGACCTTTTGGGCATTCTGGGTGCCGACAGTCAGTTCATCCGGACGAACCCCGCGTGGCAAACAGTGCTCGGCATCAGCCAGCGGGACATCGAGAGTAGACCCTTTACTGATTTTCTGCACCCCGATGATCTCGGCTCTTCGGCAGAACGCTATGCGCAAATCAAAAAGGGACAGCCGATTATCCGGTACGAAAACCGTTTCCGCCATTCCGATGGCAGCTACCGCTGGATATCGTGGAATGCCGTGCCGGACGGAAATGCGTTCTTTTGTATCGGTCGCGATGTGACCGAAGAAAAACAAAATGCGATCCAGTTGGAACAGCAGGAAAAGGAAGCGCGGTTCCGCGACCGGTTTATCGCGGTGCTCGGCCACGATCTGCGCAACCCTGTCGCCGCGGTTGGCTCTGCATTGCGGCTGCTCGGCAGGGAAAAGCAAACCGCGCAATCCGCACAGCTGATCGACCTTGCGCAACAGTCCGTAGATCGCATGTCTGCGCTCATCACCGACGTGATGGATTTCGCACGGGCGCAACTCGGCGGGAACATCGGTGTCGATTTGCAGGCCGGTGTCGCGCTTCGGCCGGTCCTGGAGCAAATCACACAGGAAATCCGTCTCGCCCACCCGGATGCGAGTTTTGTCGAAACCTACGCATTCTGCGATCCGGTCACCTGCGATCCCGACCGGATATCGCAGCTTGTATCCAACCTCTTGGCCAACGCCGCCTTTCACGGCCAAAAGGACCAGCCCATCCAGATAACCGCACACGACGACGGCGGGGATTTGGTGTATGCGGTGGCAAATGCCGGCGCGAAAATTCCCGAAAGCACCCAAAAGATGCTTTTCGAACCCTTCACCCGCGCGGACGCCCGCGATTCACAAAACGGTCTGGGCCTCGGTCTCTACATCGCGCAACAGATCGCGCGCGGTCACGGTGGCAACCTGTCGGTGCATTCGGATGACGCGCAGACGATATTCACGCTGCGCATGCCCCGCACACAATCACTCTGA